A window of Sutcliffiella cohnii contains these coding sequences:
- the solA gene encoding N-methyl-L-tryptophan oxidase: MVRNNIFDVIVVGAGSMGMAAGYFLAKRGVKTLLIDSFDPPHHNGSHHGSTRIIRHAYGEGSQYVPLLLRAQVLWEQLEKESNTTLFEKTGVLGIGPRDSAFINETIESANTHGLPLNVMSSTEMMEKWTGLNVPNHFVGCYEPLSGILYSEKCIEVYRELALNYNASYLPHTNVVDIQGEEDRVSIKTNSGDYYAKKVIVTAGAWTSKLLHSLELPLQPTRKTFAWFETKTDEYTMTNFPAFFFDAEEGKYYGFPNMNGDGLKIGRHDGGKKINPDDEKEPFGIDPADEGDVRQFLNVYMPNASGALKDGKVCMYTLTPDEHFIVDHHPIDENIIIAAGFSGHGFKFSSVMGEVLSQLAIDGETEHDISLFRLSRFIH; the protein is encoded by the coding sequence ATGGTGCGAAATAATATTTTTGATGTAATCGTTGTAGGAGCAGGTTCAATGGGAATGGCAGCAGGCTATTTTTTAGCAAAACGTGGGGTTAAAACGTTACTTATTGATTCGTTTGACCCTCCACACCATAACGGTAGTCATCATGGTAGTACGAGAATTATTAGGCATGCCTACGGGGAAGGAAGTCAATATGTTCCGCTCCTTTTACGTGCACAAGTATTATGGGAACAGTTAGAAAAGGAAAGTAATACGACATTATTTGAAAAAACAGGTGTACTCGGCATTGGACCGAGAGATTCTGCGTTCATTAATGAGACGATAGAAAGTGCTAATACACATGGATTACCACTCAACGTTATGTCTTCAACAGAAATGATGGAGAAGTGGACAGGTCTGAATGTACCGAATCATTTTGTAGGTTGTTACGAGCCGTTGTCTGGAATATTATATAGTGAAAAATGTATAGAAGTATATCGAGAGCTAGCACTGAACTATAATGCTTCCTATTTACCTCATACAAATGTTGTGGATATCCAGGGGGAAGAAGATAGAGTCTCTATAAAAACAAACAGCGGTGATTACTATGCCAAAAAAGTAATCGTTACGGCCGGTGCTTGGACTTCGAAACTATTACATTCTTTAGAGCTACCATTACAACCTACACGAAAGACGTTTGCGTGGTTTGAGACAAAAACTGATGAGTACACCATGACAAATTTTCCCGCGTTCTTTTTTGATGCAGAAGAAGGAAAATATTATGGCTTTCCAAATATGAATGGTGACGGGTTGAAAATCGGAAGACATGATGGTGGGAAAAAGATAAACCCTGATGACGAAAAGGAACCGTTTGGAATTGATCCTGCTGATGAAGGGGATGTACGTCAATTTTTAAACGTGTATATGCCGAATGCTTCGGGCGCTTTAAAGGATGGTAAAGTTTGTATGTACACTTTAACACCTGATGAACATTTTATTGTTGATCATCATCCAATAGATGAAAATATTATCATTGCTGCCGGTTTTTCTGGTCATGGGTTTAAATTTAGTAGTGTAATGGGGGAAGTGTTAAGTCAACTTGCGATTGATGGGGAGACGGAACATGATATTTCTTTGTTCAGATTAAGTAGGTTTATTCATTAA
- a CDS encoding alpha/beta fold hydrolase, whose amino-acid sequence MEHNIVVRNNVKILGKGTQPILFAPGFGCDQTVWKQVVPAFEEHYQVILFDYVGLGNSDISAYNPERYSTLNGYAQDILDVCSYLQLKDVIFVGHSVSSIIGLLASLYQPTLFSNLIMIGPSPCYLNDPPEYFGGFEKEDLHSLIEMMEKNYIGWANIFASTVVNNADRPDVTKELEDRFCSTDPIIAKQFAMAAFFSDNREDLRKGVVPTLILQCSEDIIAPTEVGQYVHEHLPKSEFQVMNATGHCPHMSHPEETVQLIKQYLNEVHLNNNHLGPV is encoded by the coding sequence ATGGAACACAATATAGTAGTACGCAACAATGTGAAAATTTTAGGAAAAGGGACTCAGCCAATCCTGTTTGCGCCTGGATTTGGTTGCGACCAAACAGTTTGGAAGCAAGTAGTTCCAGCCTTTGAAGAACATTATCAAGTTATTTTGTTTGACTATGTAGGTTTAGGTAATTCAGATATAAGCGCTTATAACCCTGAAAGATATAGTACCCTTAACGGCTATGCACAAGATATACTCGATGTTTGCTCTTATCTTCAGCTAAAAGATGTGATTTTTGTAGGTCATTCCGTTTCAAGCATAATTGGTTTACTTGCTTCTCTCTACCAACCAACATTATTTTCCAATCTAATTATGATAGGTCCTTCCCCATGTTACCTTAATGATCCCCCTGAATATTTTGGTGGATTTGAAAAAGAAGATTTACATAGCTTAATAGAAATGATGGAAAAGAATTATATTGGCTGGGCTAATATTTTTGCATCAACTGTCGTCAATAACGCTGATAGACCAGACGTGACAAAAGAGCTAGAAGACCGCTTTTGCTCAACAGACCCTATTATTGCAAAACAATTCGCTATGGCAGCATTTTTCTCTGATAATCGTGAAGACTTACGAAAAGGAGTTGTACCAACGCTGATTTTACAATGTTCTGAAGACATTATTGCACCAACCGAGGTTGGACAATACGTTCACGAACATTTACCGAAAAGTGAATTTCAAGTAATGAATGCAACTGGTCATTGCCCTCACATGAGCCACCCTGAGGAAACAGTTCAACTTATTAAACAATATTTAAACGAGGTCCATCTAAATAATAATCATCTTGGTCCTGTTTAA